One Lucilia cuprina isolate Lc7/37 chromosome 4, ASM2204524v1, whole genome shotgun sequence DNA segment encodes these proteins:
- the LOC111686186 gene encoding uridine phosphorylase 1, with product MSKLGVATLKNPNLDTMKSDFLYHIDINIPDTRDTSDIQQRFGDVKFVCMGGTKNRMLDLAKYLRGLLEPENKTEEFIDISAAGNRYAIFKVGPVLCCSHGVGMSTMSVVLHELLKLVYYAKCQDPIFIRLGTSGGIGVEPGTVVITKDAYNGYLKNEHEIAILGQRIVRPANFDPTLAQELLECSKGSFDYNVVLGNTMGAECFYEGQGRLDGSSCHYTENDKMAFIQQCYDKGIRNIEMEATMFSSLTKHVGVKAADICVTLINRFEGDQIKITKEQKHDFEQRPFNIVGAYIQKVLAQRK from the exons ATGTCCAAGTTAGG TGTAGCaactttaaaaaatcccaatttAGATACAATGAAATCAGATTTCTTGTATCATATAGATATAAATATACCGGATACTAGAGATACATCAGATATACAACAACGATTTGGCGATGTTAAG TTTGTTTGCATGGGTGGTACTAAAAATCGCATGCTCGACTTGGCAAAATATTTGCGTGGCCTACTTGAACCGGAGAATAAAACTGAAGAATTTATCGATATAAGTGCTGCCGGTAATCGTTATGCCATCTTTAag gtGGGTCCAGTTTTGTGTTGTTCTCACGGCGTGGGTATGAGCACCATGAGTGTGGTGTTACATGAACTTTTAAAACTTGTGTATTATGCCAAATGTCAGGATCCTATATTTATACGATTAGGAACAAGTGGCGGTATTGGTGTGGAACCCGGTACCGTCGTTATCACTAAAGATGCTTATAATGGTTACTTGAAAAATGAACATGAAATT GCCATTTTGGGCCAAAGAATTGTGCGACCTGCCAATTTTGACCCTACACTGGCTCAAGAACTTTTAGAATGTTCGAAGGGATCCTTTGACTATAATGTTGTTTTGGGCAATACAATGGGAGCAGAGTGTTTTTATGAAG GTCAAGGACGTCTAGATGGTTCCAGTTGTCATTATACTGAAAATGATAAAATGGCATTTATTCAACAGTGTTACGATAAGGGTATACGTAATATTGAAATGGAAGCCACTATGTTTTCGTCTCTAACCAAACATGTGGGTGTTAAGGCAGCCGATATCTGTGTTACACTAATAAATCGTTTTGAAGGAGATCAGATTAAAATTACCAAAGAACAAAAACATGATTTCGAACAAAGACCTTTCAATATAGTGGGTGcttatatacaaaaagtgtTGGCGCAGCGCAAGTGA
- the LOC111686316 gene encoding sperm-associated antigen 1 — protein METKTKKSLLERYGIPINHLDFQYIKECNDGREMEKIVHILRSNEEGYFPDLTKCAEDKLRELKPQSRLFRVEEKIKGREALNSDEIKPIYDWNHDIKSTDKQLLKLVKENALDAAQLPPIRQGGRILQTKNQKEETNKSGVSNKESQRIKSTDYSKWDKYDAEEEILRLDLAAEREQEDVERKNRLNMEKCLKKPPLTITEITDDKELGPLEKWSNLTDIEKEKLSEEYRLRGNEYFRSKEYDNALEEYSRAIEICPHKAVAAYNNRALTFFKLQKFLDSIKDCEKCLSLEPSNLKARLRLAEASYSYGRKRESYQLYIDVLQLDAENSVALKATTELRKQFEDLPPPNATRLKIQDESSKNKPAIIKETSKPQPKPKAKEYDLAELVKPNRLVKNKFIKAAETLSKNIPNTKDNKNISQKKVPHEIDKQMQIQLPGTYPAHSELKGKKLIQEL, from the exons atggaaacaaaaactaaaaaatcgcTTTTAGAGCGTTATGGAATACCCATAAATCATTTAgattttcaatatataaaagAGTGCAATGATGGTCGGGAAATGgaaaaaattgtgcatatattaAGATCCAATGAAGAGGGTTATTTTCCCGATTTGACTAAATGTGCAGAGGATAAGCTTAGAGAGCTTAAACCGCAAAGTAGACTTTTTAGAGTAGAGGAAAAAATAAAGGGTCGAGAAGCTTTAAACTCAGATGAAATAAAACCCATTTAT GACTGGAATCATGATATTAAAAGTACCGATAAACAgttattaaaattagtaaaagaaAATGCCTTAGATGCAGCACAACTGCCTCCCATACGCCAAGGAGGACGTATActacaaacaaaaaaccaaaaagaagAGACTAACAAATCGGGGGTCTCTAATAAAGAGTCTCAAAGAATTAAATCCACGGATTACAGTAAATGGGATAAATATGATGCTGAGGAGGAAATATTGCGTCTAGACTTGGCCGCAGAACGTGAACAGGAAGATGTTGAACgtaaaaatcgtttaaatatggaaaaatgtttaaagaaaccACCTTTAACTATAACCGAAATAACTGATGATAAGGAGTTAGGGCCTTTAGAAAAATGGTCTAATTTAACggatatagaaaaagaaaagttatcgGAAGA atATCGTTTAAGAGGTAATGAATATTTTCGATCCAAAGAATATGACAATGCTCTCGAGGAGTATTCACGAGCTATAGAGATATGTCCTCATAAAGCGGTGGCTGCTTATAATAATCGTGCTTTGACCT tttttaagctGCAAAAGTTTTTGGATTCCATTAAAGATTGTGAGAAGTGCCTTAGTTTGGAGCCGTCAAATTTAAAAGCTCGTTTACGTCTGGCGGAGGCTAGTTATTCCTATGGCAGAAAAAGAGAG TCCTATCAACTTTACATCGATGTTCTCCAACTGGATGCCGAAAATTCTGTAGCCCTAAAAGCCACTACCGAATTACGTAAACAATTCGAAGATTTGCCTCCACCTAATGCTACACGTCTTAAAATACAAGATGAATCATCTAAAAACAAACCAGCCATAATAAAGGAAACCTCTAAACCCCAACCAAAGCCTAAGGCAAAAGAATACGATTTAGCCGAATTGGTTAAACCGAATCGtttggttaaaaataaatttattaaagcaGCCGAGACTTTGAGTAAAAATATACCAAACACgaaagataataaaaatatttctcaaaaaaaagttCCACATGAAATTGACAAACAAATGCAAATACAACTTCCCGGTACATATCCAGCCCATAGTGAGCTGAAAGGTAAAAAGCTTATACAAGAACTTTAA